A stretch of the Psychroserpens sp. Hel_I_66 genome encodes the following:
- a CDS encoding DUF4835 family protein — protein MYRYLSILLILVVTTSWSQELNCNVVVNAQQTGNESNQVFKTLERQLKEFVNNTQWTDKSYKNQERIDCGMVITINDYDTDRFQATIQIQSSRPVYGSTYGSPVYNFNDKDFDFQYLEFQNFVFNPTQFESNLVSVIAFHIYMILGIDADTFSPNGGDEYFAQAQTILNYSQQNNAKGWKLEDGRQTRFILIDNILSPTFKEFRDVLYSYHRSGLDQMSIDPKEAKEGIAKSIMTLQSMNNKRPNSFLMRVFFDTKSDEIEQIFSGGPNVKVSDLIATLSKIAPMHSSKWRNINF, from the coding sequence ATGTATAGATATTTATCCATTCTTTTAATATTAGTAGTTACAACGTCTTGGTCACAAGAATTAAATTGTAATGTGGTTGTCAATGCTCAACAAACTGGTAATGAAAGTAACCAGGTTTTTAAAACTCTTGAGCGTCAATTAAAGGAATTTGTAAATAATACACAATGGACAGATAAATCCTATAAAAATCAAGAACGTATAGATTGCGGTATGGTAATTACCATTAATGATTATGATACAGATCGTTTTCAGGCAACTATTCAAATTCAAAGTTCTAGACCAGTATATGGTTCCACCTATGGTTCTCCGGTTTATAATTTTAATGATAAGGATTTCGATTTTCAGTATTTAGAATTTCAGAATTTTGTCTTCAATCCAACGCAATTTGAATCTAATCTGGTTTCCGTTATTGCGTTTCATATTTATATGATTTTGGGTATTGATGCAGATACATTTAGCCCAAATGGAGGTGATGAGTATTTTGCACAAGCACAAACTATTTTGAATTATTCACAGCAAAACAATGCTAAAGGTTGGAAACTTGAAGATGGCAGACAAACCCGTTTTATTTTAATTGACAATATATTATCACCAACTTTTAAGGAGTTTAGAGATGTTTTGTATTCATACCACAGATCTGGATTAGATCAAATGAGTATTGATCCTAAAGAAGCAAAAGAAGGTATCGCAAAGTCCATAATGACATTGCAGTCTATGAATAATAAACGACCAAATTCATTTTTGATGCGTGTCTTTTTCGATACAAAATCTGACGAGATAGAGCAAATCTTCAGTGGTGGTCCAAATGTTAAAGTGTCAGACTTAATTGCTACTTTGTCTAAGATTGCACCTATGCATTCCTCAAAATGGCGAAATATAAATTTCTAG
- the coaBC gene encoding bifunctional phosphopantothenoylcysteine decarboxylase/phosphopantothenate--cysteine ligase CoaBC — protein sequence MSSILSGKNILLGITAGIAAYKTASLVRLFIKAGANVKVVMTPASKDFITPLTLSTLSKNPVHSSFTNEDDDNAMWNNHVELGLWADFLIIAPATANTLSKMANGTCDNLLMATYLSAKCPVYFAPAMDLDMYKHPSTTKSFETLFSFGNVMIPATSGELASGLVGKGRMAEPEDIVVFIENDILSKLPLKGKKVLITAGPTYEAIDPVRFIGNHSSGKMGFEIAKAAANFGAEVILVSGPSHQIVEHSLIDVIRVTSAQEMYDACHNHFENSHIAILSAAVADYRPKNVADQKIKKKEQTFTIELEKTKDILKSLGAIKKDQFLVGFALETNDELEHAKGKLVTKNLDLIVLNSLNDKGAGFGGSTNKVTFITAHNEIIAHELKSKTEVAQDLIQQILKQTHV from the coding sequence ATGTCTTCAATACTAAGTGGCAAAAACATACTATTAGGCATAACTGCTGGTATTGCTGCTTATAAGACAGCCAGTCTCGTTAGACTATTCATAAAAGCAGGCGCAAACGTAAAGGTCGTCATGACGCCTGCTTCTAAAGACTTCATTACACCTTTAACGCTTTCAACATTATCCAAAAACCCTGTCCATTCTTCATTTACAAATGAAGATGATGACAATGCTATGTGGAACAATCACGTAGAGCTAGGTCTTTGGGCAGATTTTTTAATTATCGCCCCAGCAACTGCAAATACATTGTCTAAGATGGCAAACGGTACATGTGACAATTTGTTGATGGCGACCTATTTATCTGCAAAATGTCCAGTTTATTTTGCGCCAGCAATGGATCTGGATATGTACAAGCACCCATCAACCACCAAGTCTTTTGAGACTCTTTTTTCCTTCGGAAACGTGATGATCCCAGCAACATCTGGAGAATTGGCAAGTGGTCTAGTTGGTAAAGGGAGAATGGCAGAACCTGAAGATATCGTTGTTTTTATAGAAAATGATATTTTAAGTAAACTACCATTGAAAGGTAAAAAAGTATTAATCACAGCAGGCCCAACTTATGAAGCTATTGACCCTGTTCGGTTTATCGGAAATCACTCCAGCGGAAAAATGGGTTTTGAAATTGCAAAGGCAGCAGCTAATTTTGGAGCTGAGGTAATTTTGGTTTCTGGTCCATCACATCAAATAGTAGAGCATAGTTTAATTGATGTCATTCGTGTCACCAGTGCACAAGAAATGTATGATGCTTGTCATAATCATTTCGAAAACTCGCATATTGCCATACTTTCGGCAGCGGTTGCAGATTATAGACCAAAAAATGTTGCAGATCAAAAAATAAAAAAGAAAGAACAAACGTTTACTATTGAATTAGAGAAAACAAAAGACATCTTAAAATCTTTGGGAGCAATTAAAAAAGATCAGTTTTTAGTTGGTTTTGCATTAGAAACTAATGATGAGTTAGAACATGCAAAAGGGAAGTTGGTCACAAAAAATCTGGATTTAATAGTTTTAAATTCTTTAAATGACAAAGGAGCAGGTTTTGGTGGTTCAACAAATAAAGTTACTTTTATAACTGCTCACAATGAAATTATTGCTCATGAGCTTAAATCAAAAACCGAGGTAGCTCAAGATCTAATTCAGCAAATTTTAAAACAAACACATGTATAG
- a CDS encoding DNA-directed RNA polymerase subunit omega: protein MDLKKTNAPVSTETYDRNIIDASTDNIYEAISVISKRAEQINTDIRRELVDKLEEFATYNDSLEEIFENKEQIEVSKFYEKLPKPHALAVQEWLDDKIYYRNTDDDIQE from the coding sequence ATGGATTTAAAAAAGACAAATGCTCCTGTATCTACAGAAACTTATGATAGAAATATCATAGATGCTTCAACAGATAATATCTATGAAGCAATATCAGTAATTTCTAAAAGAGCAGAGCAAATCAACACCGATATTAGACGTGAGTTGGTTGATAAACTTGAAGAGTTTGCAACATATAATGACAGTCTTGAAGAGATCTTTGAAAACAAAGAGCAAATTGAAGTGTCTAAATTCTATGAAAAATTGCCTAAGCCACATGCTTTAGCTGTTCAGGAATGGTTAGATGACAAGATTTATTACAGAAATACTGACGACGACATTCAGGAATAA
- a CDS encoding outer membrane protein assembly factor BamD yields the protein MKKLFYLLAILLVFSSCSEYQKALKSEDIATKFKLGTELFEAGKWSKANKLFAQIVPNYRGKPQAEKLMYMYGRTFYEMKDYITAGYQLNRFENGYPTSEKVQEASFLGAKSYYHLSPVYSKEQHETIEALEKLQLFVNKYPDSEFLPQANALIKELDYKLEKKAFEIAKQYNSIAYFESSDYLAAIKAFDNFLADFPGTSFREQAMFYRLDSAYKLGINSIKSKQEARLNTAMNYYNTFKKFYPNSEFISEANKMNEEMMTAFQQYNTKS from the coding sequence ATGAAGAAATTATTTTACTTACTAGCAATTTTATTAGTTTTTAGCTCTTGCAGTGAATACCAAAAAGCACTTAAATCTGAGGATATTGCAACCAAGTTTAAACTGGGTACAGAATTATTTGAAGCAGGCAAGTGGTCTAAGGCCAATAAGCTTTTTGCTCAAATAGTCCCAAATTATAGAGGTAAGCCTCAAGCTGAAAAGCTCATGTACATGTATGGTAGAACCTTTTATGAAATGAAAGATTATATCACTGCTGGATATCAGTTAAATCGTTTTGAGAATGGCTACCCAACTAGTGAAAAAGTTCAGGAAGCGTCCTTTTTAGGTGCTAAAAGTTATTATCATTTATCTCCTGTTTATAGTAAAGAACAGCATGAAACTATTGAGGCTTTAGAAAAGTTGCAATTGTTTGTTAATAAATATCCAGATTCTGAATTTTTACCACAAGCCAATGCACTTATAAAAGAACTGGATTATAAATTAGAGAAAAAAGCATTTGAAATAGCAAAGCAATATAACAGTATCGCTTATTTTGAATCTTCAGATTATTTGGCAGCTATTAAAGCATTTGACAATTTTTTAGCTGATTTCCCAGGTACAAGTTTTAGAGAACAAGCTATGTTTTATAGGTTGGATTCTGCTTATAAACTCGGGATCAATAGTATAAAGTCAAAGCAAGAAGCCAGATTAAATACTGCGATGAATTATTATAATACCTTTAAAAAGTTTTATCCAAATTCAGAATTTATTTCAGAAGCAAATAAAATGAACGAAGAAATGATGACCGCATTTCAACAATATAATACAAAAAGCTAA
- the dapA gene encoding 4-hydroxy-tetrahydrodipicolinate synthase — MNKFRGTGIAIITPFNDDLSVDYAALSNLVNFNINNGTDYIVISGTTGESVTITKEEKKEIIKTIIKANNGRVPLVLGIGGNNTANVIEEIKSTDLSGIDALLSVSPYYSKPQQEGIYQHFKAISKASPIDIILYNVPGRTSSNMSPETTIRLAKDFENIIAVKEAGNNVHQYLKLLRDKPEDFLIISGDDDLVLGVVLAGGAGVISVLAQAVPKQFTRMINLGLEGKAKEAYDMHFQLMDLTSLIFSENNPAGIKAVLEALDLSKSTVRLPLVEASKELKKNIAQALQKLD, encoded by the coding sequence ATGAATAAATTTCGTGGTACAGGTATAGCCATAATTACACCTTTTAATGATGATTTGAGTGTGGATTATGCTGCATTATCAAACTTAGTTAATTTTAATATTAATAACGGAACAGATTACATCGTAATTTCTGGAACTACTGGTGAAAGTGTAACGATCACTAAAGAAGAAAAGAAGGAGATTATAAAAACAATCATTAAAGCAAATAATGGAAGAGTGCCTTTGGTTTTGGGGATTGGCGGAAATAATACAGCGAATGTTATTGAAGAAATAAAATCTACGGACTTATCTGGCATCGACGCACTATTGTCTGTGTCGCCATACTACAGTAAACCACAGCAAGAGGGGATTTACCAGCATTTTAAGGCTATTTCCAAAGCGTCACCAATAGATATTATTTTGTATAATGTACCAGGTCGTACGTCATCAAATATGTCACCAGAAACGACAATACGGTTGGCAAAGGATTTTGAAAATATCATTGCGGTTAAGGAAGCAGGAAATAATGTACATCAATATTTAAAATTACTTCGTGATAAACCAGAGGATTTTTTGATCATATCTGGAGATGATGATTTAGTATTAGGAGTAGTGTTGGCTGGTGGAGCAGGAGTGATTTCCGTTTTGGCTCAAGCAGTTCCTAAGCAATTTACTAGGATGATAAATTTAGGTTTAGAAGGTAAAGCTAAAGAAGCTTACGATATGCATTTTCAATTAATGGATTTAACTTCACTTATTTTTTCTGAAAACAATCCAGCAGGAATCAAAGCTGTTCTAGAAGCATTGGACTTATCGAAATCTACAGTTAGACTTCCTTTGGTAGAAGCGTCAAAAGAACTTAAGAAAAATATTGCACAAGCACTGCAAAAACTCGATTAA
- a CDS encoding DUF6913 domain-containing protein has translation MILKVFKEKSNQKYINKLLNTRQVRVSNTKMSKVGVILNRSEFSDFEAFRLFLKSLGIQRANTKIITFVEDDKATNELWDTYFNPKDFGWKGKINNVDLKTFVDKDFDVLISYYRENHLALDLVTASSNASFKVGLSNEDQRLYDLIIDIEPKDFKLFSEELKKYLTVLNKI, from the coding sequence ATGATTTTAAAGGTATTTAAAGAAAAATCAAATCAAAAATACATCAACAAATTGTTAAATACTCGACAGGTGAGAGTTAGCAATACTAAAATGTCTAAAGTTGGTGTTATTTTGAATAGGAGTGAATTTTCAGATTTTGAAGCCTTTAGATTGTTTTTGAAATCATTGGGAATACAACGGGCAAATACAAAGATTATTACTTTTGTTGAAGACGATAAGGCTACAAATGAGCTTTGGGACACATATTTTAATCCTAAGGATTTTGGCTGGAAAGGAAAAATAAATAACGTTGATCTAAAAACATTTGTAGACAAAGACTTTGATGTTCTAATTAGCTATTATAGGGAAAACCACTTAGCACTTGATCTGGTTACAGCATCATCAAATGCAAGTTTTAAAGTAGGTTTGTCAAATGAAGATCAAAGGTTGTATGATTTGATTATTGATATAGAGCCTAAGGATTTTAAGTTGTTTTCCGAAGAATTAAAAAAATATTTAACAGTTTTAAATAAGATATAA
- a CDS encoding 5'-nucleotidase C-terminal domain-containing protein encodes MNYKHLSLFICLTIACSCHQGKVYLNQIEGKQINISDSLKIDQSVENFIKPYREHVNSNLDSVLAYSVDTYSKSDGKYNTAIGNMMADAVYEQSNPVFKSRTGEDIDFVLLNHGGIRGIISKGNVTTRTAYEVMPFENSVVVTKLKGAQVQELLDYLTKARRAHPISRLSLVLDKDEHLKSSALNDKPIDFTKTYNVATNDYLSNGGDGMDFFKTNDSLYVLDYKIRNILIDYFTKIDTLQPVIDNRFIKLKN; translated from the coding sequence ATGAATTATAAACATTTATCTCTATTTATTTGCTTGACCATAGCTTGTTCATGCCATCAAGGAAAGGTTTATTTAAACCAAATTGAAGGCAAGCAGATTAATATTTCGGATAGCTTAAAAATAGATCAAAGTGTTGAAAACTTCATAAAACCCTATCGCGAGCATGTTAATTCAAATCTAGATAGTGTTCTTGCTTATTCCGTAGATACCTATTCAAAATCTGATGGAAAATACAATACAGCAATCGGTAATATGATGGCAGATGCTGTTTACGAGCAATCCAATCCTGTTTTTAAAAGCAGAACTGGTGAAGATATTGATTTTGTGCTCCTTAACCATGGAGGTATAAGAGGTATTATTTCTAAAGGAAACGTGACAACAAGAACCGCTTACGAGGTTATGCCTTTTGAGAATTCGGTGGTGGTGACAAAACTTAAAGGAGCTCAAGTTCAAGAGCTTTTAGATTACTTGACCAAAGCAAGGCGTGCACATCCCATTTCTAGATTAAGTCTTGTTTTAGATAAAGATGAACATTTAAAATCGTCTGCATTAAACGATAAGCCTATAGATTTTACTAAAACCTACAATGTTGCTACAAATGACTACCTCTCTAATGGTGGTGATGGCATGGATTTTTTTAAAACTAATGACAGTTTATATGTCTTGGATTACAAAATTAGAAATATACTTATTGATTATTTTACTAAAATTGATACACTTCAACCGGTTATTGATAACCGATTTATAAAGTTAAAAAATTAA
- a CDS encoding bifunctional metallophosphatase/5'-nucleotidase: protein MQRRDFIQQTAAAGALIGLGGLGLTSFKPANKKITILHTNDVHSHIDAFGPEDGRNPNQGGVARRASLVEAIRKENPHTLLLDAGDIFQGTPYFNYYGGELEFKLMSMLKYDVATIGNHDFDNGISGLYAQLPHAKFDFVSSNYDFSNTIMDTHVKPYRIIIKDGIKIGIFGLGIKLDGLVDKNMYKETVYLDPTEIAQEMTKILKDDEKCDLIICLSHLGYDYRNSEKISDLKLAENTKDIDLIIGGHTHTFLKKPTVVKNSEGKNMLVNQVGCYGINLGKIDFYFDADKNKAADGTSIIV, encoded by the coding sequence ATGCAAAGACGGGATTTCATACAACAAACAGCAGCTGCAGGAGCTTTAATTGGACTTGGTGGATTAGGTCTCACCTCATTTAAACCAGCAAATAAAAAGATCACCATCTTACATACAAATGATGTACATAGCCATATCGATGCCTTTGGACCAGAAGATGGACGAAACCCAAACCAGGGAGGTGTTGCCAGAAGAGCAAGCTTAGTTGAAGCTATAAGAAAGGAAAATCCGCATACACTCTTATTAGATGCTGGAGACATTTTTCAAGGCACACCATATTTCAACTATTATGGTGGAGAATTAGAGTTCAAATTAATGAGTATGCTTAAATACGATGTTGCAACTATTGGAAATCATGATTTTGACAATGGTATCAGCGGACTTTACGCTCAATTACCACATGCCAAATTTGATTTCGTCTCCTCAAATTACGATTTTTCTAATACCATCATGGATACACATGTAAAACCGTATCGCATCATAATTAAGGATGGAATTAAAATTGGGATTTTTGGCTTGGGCATTAAACTGGACGGTTTGGTTGATAAGAACATGTATAAAGAAACCGTGTATTTAGATCCCACGGAAATTGCTCAGGAAATGACTAAAATTCTCAAGGATGACGAAAAATGTGATCTCATCATCTGTTTATCGCATTTGGGTTATGATTATAGGAATTCTGAGAAAATTTCAGATTTAAAGTTAGCAGAAAACACTAAAGATATAGACCTGATTATTGGTGGACACACACATACGTTTTTGAAAAAACCTACGGTTGTGAAAAATTCCGAAGGAAAAAACATGTTGGTAAACCAAGTGGGTTGTTATGGTATTAACTTAGGTAAAATAGACTTCTACTTCGATGCAGATAAAAACAAAGCTGCAGATGGAACTTCAATAATAGTATAG
- a CDS encoding DoxX family membrane protein gives MKKHIPFLLRLIIAIILIQTLRFKFTGAPESIYIFKQIGLEPMGRIGIGILELIAGILLLIKRTAWLGALLTLGVIGGAIIMHLTILGIDVKGDGGILFFTAVATFTMASIVLFIYRKNIPFFGKDLKG, from the coding sequence ATGAAAAAACACATCCCTTTTCTATTGAGATTAATTATTGCAATAATCCTCATACAAACACTAAGATTCAAGTTTACGGGAGCTCCAGAAAGCATTTATATTTTTAAACAAATTGGACTAGAACCAATGGGAAGAATCGGAATTGGAATTTTAGAATTAATTGCAGGTATTTTATTGCTCATAAAAAGAACAGCTTGGTTAGGAGCATTACTAACTTTGGGAGTTATTGGTGGCGCAATTATAATGCACTTAACAATATTGGGGATAGACGTTAAAGGAGATGGAGGCATCTTGTTTTTTACTGCAGTTGCAACATTTACAATGGCATCAATTGTACTTTTTATTTATAGAAAAAACATTCCGTTTTTTGGTAAGGACCTAAAGGGTTAA
- the ligA gene encoding NAD-dependent DNA ligase LigA: MSIQQKIESLRDELREHNYNYYILDNPTISDYDFDIKLKELQALEEAHPEFYDADSPTLRVGGEVTKNFNTVVHEHRMYSLDNSYSKEDLLDWEKRIKKMVDGQVNYTCELKYDGASISLTYENGSLLRAVTRGDGTQGDEVTANVKTIKSVPLRLKGDFPQKFDIRGEIVLPFEGFIKMNEERLEAGEEPYRNPRNTASGSLKLQDSAEVARRPLECLLYNITGANLGFDTQFESLKKARQMGFKVPEAATLATSIDEVLEFVEYWDVHRHDLPYETDGVVVKVNSLQQQEELGYTAKSPRWAMAYKFKAEQVSTRLNEITYQVGRTGAITPVANLEPVELAGTTVKRASLHNADQIEKLDIREGDEVFVEKGGEIIPKIIAVDLSQRPIDSQPTKYISHCPECQTELVRQEGDAKHYCPNYNGCNPQIIGRIQHFISRKAMDIEGLGGETVALLVNEGLISNYSDLYTLTKEDVLPLERMAEKSAENLINGIEASKQIPFERVLFAIGIRFVGETVAKKLAKHYKSMDAIMNASEEDLVSVDEIGGRIAESVVEFFSSEENKDIIEKLKQNGLQLQISAEKLANQTDKLKGLSIVVSGVFESVSRTELKKMIEDNGGKVSSSISSKTNYLVAGDKMGPSKLEKAKTLGVEMISENDFINMLK; the protein is encoded by the coding sequence ATGAGTATCCAACAAAAAATAGAAAGCCTTCGCGATGAGCTTCGTGAGCATAATTACAATTATTATATATTAGACAATCCTACGATTAGCGATTATGATTTTGATATAAAATTAAAAGAACTTCAAGCTTTAGAAGAAGCGCATCCTGAATTTTATGATGCAGATTCCCCAACATTACGTGTTGGAGGCGAGGTAACAAAAAATTTTAATACGGTTGTGCATGAACATCGTATGTATTCTTTGGATAATTCGTACTCGAAAGAAGATTTGTTGGATTGGGAGAAACGGATTAAAAAAATGGTTGACGGACAAGTTAACTACACTTGCGAGCTTAAATATGATGGTGCTTCAATTAGCTTGACCTATGAAAACGGAAGTTTGCTAAGAGCAGTTACTCGAGGCGATGGGACTCAAGGTGATGAAGTGACTGCGAATGTCAAAACGATAAAATCTGTACCGTTGCGTTTGAAAGGCGATTTTCCGCAGAAATTTGATATTAGAGGAGAAATCGTTTTGCCTTTTGAAGGCTTTATTAAAATGAATGAAGAGCGACTAGAAGCAGGAGAGGAGCCATACCGAAACCCAAGAAACACAGCATCGGGAAGTTTGAAATTACAGGATAGTGCTGAGGTTGCACGACGACCATTAGAGTGCTTACTTTATAATATTACTGGTGCTAATTTAGGATTTGACACTCAATTTGAAAGCTTAAAAAAAGCAAGGCAAATGGGATTTAAAGTTCCCGAGGCTGCAACATTAGCAACTTCTATTGATGAGGTTTTAGAATTTGTGGAGTATTGGGATGTGCATCGTCATGATTTGCCCTATGAAACCGATGGCGTAGTTGTTAAGGTAAACAGTCTTCAACAGCAAGAAGAATTGGGTTACACTGCAAAATCACCTCGTTGGGCAATGGCCTATAAGTTTAAAGCTGAGCAAGTGTCTACACGTTTAAATGAAATCACCTATCAAGTGGGTCGCACAGGTGCAATAACACCCGTTGCTAATTTAGAACCCGTAGAATTGGCAGGAACAACCGTGAAACGAGCATCACTGCACAATGCAGATCAAATTGAAAAGCTGGATATTAGAGAGGGTGATGAGGTGTTTGTAGAAAAAGGCGGAGAAATCATTCCGAAAATTATTGCTGTTGATTTGAGCCAGCGTCCAATTGATTCGCAACCTACAAAATACATTTCGCATTGCCCAGAATGTCAAACGGAACTCGTTAGACAAGAAGGTGATGCAAAACATTACTGTCCTAATTATAATGGCTGTAATCCGCAAATAATAGGACGAATCCAACATTTCATCTCACGAAAAGCAATGGATATTGAAGGTTTGGGAGGTGAAACGGTTGCGCTTTTGGTGAATGAGGGGTTGATTTCCAATTATTCGGATTTATATACGTTGACAAAAGAGGACGTTTTGCCTTTAGAGCGTATGGCAGAGAAAAGTGCAGAGAATTTGATTAATGGGATCGAGGCATCAAAACAAATTCCTTTTGAGCGCGTGTTATTCGCGATTGGTATTCGATTTGTTGGAGAAACTGTGGCAAAAAAACTAGCCAAACATTATAAAAGTATGGATGCGATTATGAATGCTTCGGAAGAGGATTTGGTTTCTGTTGACGAGATTGGTGGTCGTATAGCCGAGAGTGTTGTGGAGTTCTTTTCTTCCGAAGAAAATAAGGATATCATAGAAAAGTTGAAACAAAACGGGTTGCAACTTCAAATTTCCGCAGAAAAGTTAGCGAATCAAACCGATAAACTAAAAGGATTGAGTATTGTGGTTTCTGGAGTGTTTGAGAGTGTTTCTAGAACAGAGCTTAAAAAAATGATAGAGGATAATGGTGGAAAGGTCTCATCTTCAATATCTTCAAAAACTAATTATCTGGTCGCAGGTGATAAAATGGGACCGAGTAAGCTTGAAAAGGCGAAAACATTGGGAGTAGAGATGATTTCTGAAAATGATTTTATAAATATGTTAAAGTAA